From a region of the Nothobranchius furzeri strain GRZ-AD chromosome 12, NfurGRZ-RIMD1, whole genome shotgun sequence genome:
- the six2a gene encoding homeobox protein SIX2a — MSMLPTFGFTQEQVACVCEVLQQGGNIERLGRFLWSLPACEHLHKNESVLKAKAVVAFHRGNFRELYKILESHQFSPHNHPKLQQLWLKAHYIEAEKLRGRPLGAVGKYRVRRKFPLPRSIWDGEETSYCFKEKSRSVLREWYTHNPYPSPREKRELAEATGLTTTQVSNWFKNRRQRDRAAEAKERENNENSNNNHNPLSSSMNGNKTLLGSSDDDKTPSGTPDHTSPSPALLLCPNPGLPSLHGLAPPPGPSAIPVPGGADSVHHHHSVHHDTILNSMSSNLVDLGS, encoded by the exons ATGTCCATGCTTCCAACGTTTGGTTTTACGCAGGAGCAAGTGGCGTGTGTCTGCGAGGTCCTCCAACAGGGGGGGAACATTGAGCGGCTGGGGCGCTTCCTCTGGTCCCTCCCGGCGTGCGAACACCTCCACAAGAACGAGAGCGTCCTCAAAGCGAAAGCTGTGGTCGCTTTTCATCGGGGCAACTTCCGAGAGCTCTACAAGATCCTGGAGAGCCACCAGTTCTCGCCGCACAACCACCCGAAGCTACAGCAGCTGTGGCTCAAGGCGCACTACATTGAGGCGGAGAAGCTGCGGGGCCGTCCGCTCGGCGCGGTGGGGAAGTACCGCGTCCGGAGAAAGTTCCCCCTGCCCCGCTCCATCTGGGACGGCGAGGAGACGAGCTACTGCTTCAAGGAGAAGAGCAGGAGCGTTCTTCGGGAGTGGTACACCCACAACCCGTACCCGTCCCCGCGGGAGAAGAGAGAGCTGGCCGAGGCCACGGGACTCACGACCACACAGGTCAGCAACTGGTTCAAGAACCGACGGCAGCGGGACCGAGCCGCTGAGGCGAAGGAGAG GGAAAACAACGAGAACTCCAACAACAATCACAACCCACTATCGTCTTCTATGAATGGAAATAAAACTCTTTTGGGGAGCTCGGACGACGACAAAACCCCATCGGGGACACCGGATCACACGTCTCCTagccctgctctgctcctctgccCAAACCCCGGTTTGCCGTCTTTGCACGGCCTTGCACCCCCGCCGGGACCCAGCGCAATCCCGGTGCCCGGCGGCGCAGACTCAGTGCACCATCACCACTCTGTGCACCATGACACTATACTGAACTCCATGTCTTCTAATCTAGTGGACCTTGGCTCTTAA